In the Jatrophihabitans endophyticus genome, one interval contains:
- the pstS gene encoding phosphate ABC transporter substrate-binding protein PstS, with protein MKFNRAGVAAGLLATTVALAACGSDASGSGSSDTAGSTTGATTSGSSSTGGGAAAACSTGTLNGEGSTAQTNAVTEWTNAYQKACTGAKINYNPTGSGAGISQFNAGQVDFAGSDSPLSKDAGEVAAAQKRCKSAPLDLPMVVGPIAIGYKLDGVDKLVLTPDLLAKIFTGKITKWNDPAITAKNSGAKLPSSAINVIFRSDASGTTQNFEKYLAATAPSDFTAEPAKDNAAKVFKGQGKAKSQGVAAAVAATEGSIGYAEYSFAVDSSLATAQIDSGSGPVEISKDTASAAAGEAKVAGTGDDLSLQLNYKPSSAKAYPIILVTYEIACTKYSDSAKGTFVKNFLNYTIGAGQDVLASKGYAPIPTELATKVKASIAKIS; from the coding sequence GTGAAGTTCAATCGTGCGGGCGTCGCCGCCGGCCTGCTCGCCACCACCGTGGCGCTCGCGGCCTGCGGCAGCGACGCGAGCGGTTCCGGCAGCAGCGACACTGCTGGCAGCACCACCGGCGCGACCACCTCCGGCAGCAGCAGCACCGGCGGCGGCGCCGCCGCGGCCTGCTCGACCGGCACCCTCAACGGCGAGGGCTCGACCGCACAGACCAACGCGGTCACCGAGTGGACCAACGCCTACCAGAAGGCGTGTACCGGCGCGAAGATCAACTACAACCCGACGGGCTCCGGCGCCGGCATCAGCCAGTTCAACGCCGGCCAGGTCGACTTCGCGGGCTCGGACTCCCCGCTGAGCAAGGACGCGGGCGAGGTCGCGGCGGCGCAGAAGCGCTGCAAGAGCGCGCCCCTCGACCTGCCCATGGTCGTCGGCCCCATCGCCATCGGCTACAAGCTCGACGGCGTCGACAAGCTCGTGCTGACGCCCGACCTGCTGGCCAAGATCTTCACCGGCAAGATCACGAAGTGGAACGACCCGGCCATCACGGCGAAGAACTCCGGCGCCAAGCTGCCGAGCAGCGCGATCAACGTGATCTTCCGCTCGGACGCCTCCGGCACCACCCAGAACTTCGAGAAGTACCTCGCCGCCACGGCGCCGAGCGACTTCACCGCCGAGCCGGCCAAGGACAACGCCGCCAAGGTGTTCAAGGGCCAGGGCAAGGCCAAGTCGCAGGGCGTGGCCGCCGCGGTCGCCGCGACCGAGGGCTCGATCGGCTACGCCGAGTACTCGTTCGCCGTCGACAGCAGCCTCGCCACCGCCCAGATCGACAGCGGCTCCGGCCCGGTCGAGATCTCGAAGGACACCGCGAGCGCGGCCGCCGGCGAGGCGAAGGTCGCCGGCACCGGTGACGACCTGAGCCTCCAGCTCAACTACAAGCCGTCCTCGGCCAAGGCCTACCCGATCATCCTGGTGACCTACGAGATCGCCTGCACCAAGTACAGCGACTCGGCCAAGGGCACGTTCGTGAAGAACTTTCTGAACTACACGATCGGCGCCGGCCAGGACGTGCTGGCCTCCAAGGGCTACGCGCCCATCCCCACCGAGCTCGCCACCAAGGTCAAGGCGTCGATCGCCAAGATCAGCTGA
- the pstC gene encoding phosphate ABC transporter permease subunit PstC — translation MAPVAVASSDPLAHGPADSTPVAGGGTTAAGGKVRIGDRIFAGLTAGASGVVIVLVVLIGTFLAIKSVPSILDDKDNFLTSTNWQTTPGNLRFGIAPLLWVTVIISLIALVIAVPVAIGVALFITQYAPRRLAKPVAYVLDLLAAIPSIVYGIWGAFVLAPKLEPVQRVLADIPLPLFHSAQARGTIFDGGVVLAVMILPIITAISRDVFERTPRANVEAALALGATKWEMIRMAVIPYGRAGVVSGSMLGLGRALGETIAVYLIVSTASPPFRFTIFTGGDTFASKIANGSAEFNNPETTGVYIAAGLVLFVLTFVVNSAARAVVNRKAVQ, via the coding sequence ATGGCCCCCGTGGCCGTGGCGTCGAGCGACCCGCTCGCCCATGGACCGGCCGACAGCACGCCCGTCGCCGGGGGCGGCACCACCGCGGCCGGCGGCAAGGTGCGGATCGGCGATCGCATCTTCGCGGGCCTGACCGCCGGCGCGTCCGGGGTCGTCATCGTGCTCGTGGTGCTGATCGGCACCTTCCTCGCCATCAAGTCGGTGCCGTCGATCCTCGACGACAAGGACAACTTCCTCACCTCGACGAATTGGCAGACGACACCGGGCAACCTGCGCTTCGGCATCGCGCCGCTGCTCTGGGTGACGGTGATCATCTCGCTCATCGCGCTCGTCATCGCCGTGCCCGTCGCCATCGGCGTGGCCCTGTTCATCACGCAGTACGCGCCGCGCCGCCTCGCGAAGCCGGTGGCGTACGTGCTCGACCTGCTCGCCGCGATCCCCTCGATCGTCTACGGCATCTGGGGCGCGTTCGTGCTCGCCCCCAAGCTGGAGCCGGTGCAGCGAGTCCTCGCCGACATCCCGCTGCCGCTCTTCCATAGCGCCCAGGCGCGCGGCACGATCTTCGACGGCGGTGTCGTCCTCGCCGTGATGATCTTGCCGATCATCACCGCCATCAGCCGCGACGTCTTCGAGCGGACGCCCCGCGCCAACGTGGAGGCCGCGCTCGCGCTGGGCGCCACCAAGTGGGAGATGATCCGCATGGCGGTGATCCCCTACGGCCGCGCGGGCGTCGTCAGCGGCTCCATGCTGGGTCTCGGCCGGGCCCTCGGCGAGACCATCGCCGTCTACCTCATCGTCTCGACGGCGAGCCCGCCGTTCCGCTTCACGATCTTCACCGGCGGCGACACCTTCGCCTCGAAGATCGCCAACGGCTCGGCCGAGTTCAACAACCCCGAGACCACCGGCGTCTACATCGCCGCCGGCCTGGTCCTGTTCGTGCTGACCTTCGTCGTCAACTCGGCGGCGCGCGCCGTCGTCAACCGGAAGGCGGTGCAGTGA
- the pstA gene encoding phosphate ABC transporter permease PstA, with protein MTAIASPPAAPTFAKARGSRRVKNNVATTLVWLAFAAAMVPLVWLLVTVIGKGYSVLAAADWWTSDQTGISQAMKGGGISAAIIGTAEQVALCTVISVPIGILVGVYLVEYGGRGLFARVTTFMVDILTGIPSIVAALFIYALFITTLGGVRAGWMVSLALVILMIPVLVRTTEEMLKLVPNELREASYALGIPKWKTIARVVIPTALTGLITGVVLGIARVAGETAPLLILVGYAKGANANLFGGFQSSLPGFINDQFLNYNTSSGATAYHLDANGNRVAGAVANYAPERMWGAALSLILIVLALNLVARLIGRRTKIAA; from the coding sequence ATGACCGCGATCGCGAGCCCGCCCGCCGCGCCCACGTTCGCCAAGGCCCGTGGCAGCCGGCGTGTCAAGAACAACGTCGCGACCACGCTCGTCTGGCTCGCGTTCGCCGCCGCGATGGTGCCGCTGGTGTGGCTGCTCGTCACGGTGATCGGGAAGGGCTACTCCGTCCTGGCCGCCGCCGACTGGTGGACGTCGGACCAGACCGGCATCAGCCAGGCCATGAAGGGCGGCGGCATCTCGGCCGCCATCATCGGGACGGCCGAGCAGGTCGCGCTGTGCACCGTCATCTCGGTGCCGATCGGCATCCTGGTCGGCGTCTACCTCGTCGAGTACGGCGGCCGCGGTCTCTTCGCGCGGGTCACCACCTTCATGGTGGACATCCTCACCGGCATCCCGTCCATCGTCGCCGCGCTGTTCATCTACGCGCTGTTCATCACCACGCTCGGCGGCGTTCGTGCTGGCTGGATGGTCTCGCTCGCGCTCGTGATCCTGATGATCCCGGTGCTCGTCCGCACCACGGAGGAGATGCTCAAGCTCGTCCCCAACGAGCTGCGCGAGGCGTCCTACGCACTGGGGATCCCGAAGTGGAAGACCATCGCACGGGTCGTGATCCCGACCGCGCTCACCGGCCTGATCACCGGTGTCGTGCTGGGCATCGCCCGCGTCGCCGGTGAGACGGCGCCGCTGCTGATCCTCGTCGGGTACGCGAAGGGTGCGAACGCGAACCTCTTCGGTGGCTTCCAGAGCTCGCTGCCCGGATTCATCAACGACCAGTTCCTGAACTACAACACCTCGTCCGGTGCGACGGCCTACCACCTCGACGCCAACGGCAACCGGGTCGCGGGCGCCGTCGCCAACTACGCCCCGGAGCGGATGTGGGGGGCGGCGCTGTCGCTCATCCTCATCGTGCTCGCCCTCAACCTCGTCGCGCGGCTCATCGGCCGGCGCACCAAGATCGCCGCCTGA
- the pstB gene encoding phosphate ABC transporter ATP-binding protein PstB yields MAKRLEAKNLDIYYGKFLAVSDVNFTIAPRSVTAFIGPSGCGKSTVLRTLNRMHEVIAGASVKGNVLLDGENIYASEVDPVDVRRTIGMVFQRPNPFPTMSIYDNVVAGLKLNSKRMNKASTDAVVEKSLRGANLWDEVKDRLDKPGAGLSGGQQQRLCIARAIAVEPQVLLMDEPCSALDPISTLAIEDLIQELKETYTIVIVTHNMQQAARVSDRTAFFNLAGIGKPGQLVEMDDTERIFANPSDRRTEDYISGRFG; encoded by the coding sequence ATGGCCAAGCGCCTCGAGGCCAAGAACCTCGACATCTACTACGGCAAGTTCCTCGCCGTCAGCGACGTCAACTTCACCATCGCGCCGCGGTCGGTGACCGCGTTCATCGGCCCGTCGGGCTGCGGCAAGTCGACGGTGCTGCGCACCCTGAACCGCATGCACGAGGTGATCGCCGGCGCGAGCGTCAAGGGCAACGTCCTGCTCGACGGCGAGAACATCTACGCCAGCGAGGTCGACCCCGTCGACGTCCGCCGGACCATCGGCATGGTGTTCCAGCGCCCGAACCCGTTCCCGACCATGTCGATCTACGACAACGTCGTGGCCGGCCTGAAGCTCAACAGCAAGCGGATGAACAAGGCCTCGACCGACGCCGTCGTCGAGAAGTCCCTGCGCGGTGCGAACCTGTGGGACGAGGTCAAGGACCGCCTCGACAAGCCGGGCGCCGGGCTCTCGGGCGGGCAGCAGCAGCGGTTGTGCATCGCGCGGGCCATCGCCGTCGAACCGCAGGTGCTGCTGATGGACGAGCCCTGCTCGGCCCTCGACCCGATCTCCACGCTCGCGATCGAGGACCTGATCCAGGAGCTCAAGGAGACGTACACGATCGTGATCGTCACCCATAACATGCAGCAGGCCGCGCGCGTCTCGGACCGCACCGCGTTCTTCAACCTCGCGGGCATCGGCAAGCCGGGGCAGCTCGTCGAGATGGACGACACCGAGCGCATCTTCGCCAACCCGTCGGACCGGCGGACGGAGGACTACATCTCGGGCCGCTTCGGCTGA
- a CDS encoding carboxymuconolactone decarboxylase family protein — protein sequence MARISLDPPRSPSMKLGEWYSRRRFGDVLDPARAMGHNRRVFRTYVKAEMSAQKWSALPAPVGTLAVMASAAAIGCEWCMDFGYWIGMNEGIDPQKVRSVPRWRESDVYAPVERAAMEYAEAMSTTPLTVTDEHVARLREFLDEAQLVELTATVALENQRARFNTALGLPSQGFSDRCELRPVP from the coding sequence ATGGCCCGCATCTCGCTCGACCCGCCCCGCAGCCCCTCGATGAAGCTGGGCGAGTGGTACTCCCGCCGCCGCTTCGGCGACGTCCTGGACCCCGCCCGGGCGATGGGGCACAACCGGCGCGTGTTCCGGACGTACGTCAAGGCCGAGATGTCGGCGCAGAAGTGGTCGGCGCTCCCGGCGCCGGTGGGCACACTCGCCGTCATGGCGTCTGCGGCGGCGATCGGCTGCGAATGGTGCATGGACTTCGGCTACTGGATCGGGATGAACGAGGGCATCGACCCGCAGAAGGTGCGATCGGTTCCCCGCTGGCGCGAGAGTGACGTCTACGCGCCGGTGGAGCGTGCGGCGATGGAGTACGCCGAGGCGATGAGCACGACGCCGCTGACGGTCACCGACGAGCACGTCGCGCGGCTGCGCGAGTTCCTCGACGAGGCGCAGCTGGTCGAGCTCACCGCCACCGTTGCGCTGGAGAACCAGCGGGCCCGCTTCAACACCGCGCTGGGGCTGCCCAGCCAGGGCTTCAGCGACCGGTGCGAGCTGCGGCCGGTGCCGTGA
- the sigJ gene encoding RNA polymerase sigma factor SigJ — translation MTEPFDAHRRLLFRVAYDLLGSVADAEDVVQDTWLRWSAADRSPVRDPRAYLVRTVTNQALNRLRTAAATRETYLGPWLPEPLVEPDPADDVTDRLDREQDVSLALLVVLETLSPAERAVFVLREVFGMSHDEVAAALDRTPAAVRQLAHRAREHVQARRPRFEADAAQQRRVTEQFLAACATGDLARLLALLAPDVTLVSDGGGVVSAARRPVLGADKVARFLLGVAAGVPAESQRLVRVNGRLGLAGFAPDGATGYRAEHVTLLDVVDGRIGAVLVVRNPAKLMRVTP, via the coding sequence GTGACCGAGCCGTTCGACGCGCACCGGCGGCTGCTGTTCCGGGTCGCCTACGACCTGCTCGGATCGGTCGCCGACGCCGAGGACGTCGTCCAGGACACCTGGTTGCGGTGGTCGGCGGCCGATCGTTCGCCGGTGCGTGACCCCCGCGCCTACCTCGTGCGGACGGTCACCAACCAGGCGCTCAACCGGTTGCGGACCGCGGCGGCCACGCGCGAGACGTACCTCGGCCCGTGGCTGCCCGAGCCGCTCGTCGAGCCCGACCCCGCCGACGACGTCACCGACCGGCTGGACCGGGAGCAGGACGTGTCGCTGGCGCTGCTCGTGGTGCTCGAGACCCTCTCCCCGGCCGAGCGGGCGGTGTTCGTGCTGCGCGAGGTGTTCGGGATGTCGCACGACGAGGTGGCCGCCGCGCTCGACCGCACGCCCGCGGCGGTGCGGCAGCTGGCGCACCGCGCCCGTGAGCACGTGCAGGCGCGTCGACCGCGTTTCGAGGCGGACGCGGCGCAGCAGCGGCGCGTGACCGAGCAGTTCCTCGCCGCGTGCGCGACCGGCGACCTCGCCCGGCTGCTCGCTCTGCTGGCGCCGGACGTCACGCTGGTGAGCGACGGCGGTGGCGTCGTCAGCGCGGCCCGCCGGCCGGTGCTGGGCGCGGACAAGGTCGCGCGGTTCCTGCTCGGCGTCGCCGCCGGCGTCCCGGCCGAGAGCCAGCGGCTGGTGCGGGTCAACGGGCGGCTCGGCCTCGCCGGCTTCGCACCGGACGGCGCCACCGGCTACCGCGCCGAGCACGTCACGCTGCTCGACGTCGTCGACGGCCGCATCGGCGCCGTGCTCGTGGTCCGCAATCCTGCCAAGCTGATGCGCGTGACGCCCTGA
- a CDS encoding FAD-dependent oxidoreductase: protein MVETIHYDVVVIGSGFGGSVTALRLSEKGYRVGVLEAGRRFTNDTLPKTSWRARDYLWAPKLGMTGIQRIHLLKDCLIMAGAGVGGGSLNYANTLYEPLQPFYDDPQWAHITDWRDELAPHYAQAKRMLGVVTNPTTTPCDVEMQRLAEQFGRADTYTPTPVGVFFGRDGRTEPGVTVPDPFFGGAGPDRTGCIQCGECMTGCRHGAKNTLMTNYLYLAEKQGAVIHPLTTVTDVRPRRSRGYEVRTERTGRWFGKRGTTFTADQVVFAAGTYNTQKLLHRLRETSLPDISPRLGYLTRTNSEAILGVRIPKPERDYTAGVAITSSWHPDENTHIEPCRYGKGSNAMGLLNAPMTEGGPRRTRWLQLVAMMARHPSRALMLVPRKWSERVIILLVMQSLNNSITVSRRRSRFGAGRLTSVQGEGEPNPTWIPVANRAADQLAENVGGMAGGTWGDLMNIPMTAHFIGGCSIGDSAQTGVIDAYHRLYGYDGLHVVDGSTLTANLGVNPSLSITAQAERAMSLWPNAGETDGRPARGEPYERLEPVAPQRPAVRRDAPAALRYGAHYPGVTGPRTA from the coding sequence GTGGTCGAGACCATCCATTACGACGTCGTCGTCATCGGCTCGGGGTTCGGTGGCAGCGTCACGGCGCTGCGGCTGAGCGAGAAGGGCTACCGCGTCGGTGTGCTCGAGGCCGGTCGCCGGTTCACGAACGACACCCTGCCCAAGACATCGTGGCGGGCGCGTGACTACCTCTGGGCTCCCAAACTGGGGATGACCGGCATCCAGCGCATCCACCTGCTCAAGGACTGCCTGATCATGGCCGGCGCAGGGGTCGGCGGCGGCTCGCTCAACTACGCCAACACCCTCTACGAGCCGCTGCAGCCGTTCTACGACGACCCGCAGTGGGCGCACATCACCGACTGGCGCGACGAGCTCGCGCCGCACTACGCGCAGGCCAAGCGCATGCTCGGCGTCGTCACCAACCCGACGACGACGCCGTGTGACGTCGAGATGCAGCGCCTCGCCGAGCAGTTCGGTCGCGCCGACACCTACACCCCCACACCGGTGGGGGTGTTCTTCGGCCGCGACGGCCGGACCGAGCCGGGTGTCACCGTGCCCGACCCGTTCTTCGGCGGCGCCGGGCCCGATCGCACCGGCTGCATCCAGTGCGGCGAGTGCATGACCGGCTGCCGCCACGGCGCGAAGAACACGCTCATGACGAACTACCTGTACCTCGCCGAGAAGCAGGGCGCGGTGATCCACCCCCTGACGACCGTCACCGACGTGCGGCCGCGCCGCTCGCGCGGGTACGAGGTGCGCACGGAGCGCACCGGTCGGTGGTTCGGCAAGCGCGGGACGACCTTCACCGCCGACCAGGTCGTGTTCGCCGCCGGCACCTACAACACCCAGAAGCTGCTGCACCGGCTGCGGGAGACGAGCCTGCCCGACATCTCGCCGAGACTGGGTTACCTGACGCGGACCAACTCCGAGGCGATCCTCGGCGTCCGCATCCCCAAGCCCGAGCGCGACTACACCGCCGGCGTCGCGATCACCTCGTCGTGGCACCCGGACGAGAACACCCACATCGAGCCGTGCCGCTACGGCAAGGGCAGCAACGCGATGGGGTTGCTCAACGCGCCGATGACCGAGGGCGGCCCTCGTCGCACCCGGTGGTTGCAGCTGGTCGCGATGATGGCCCGGCACCCGTCGCGGGCGCTGATGCTCGTCCCGCGCAAGTGGTCGGAGCGGGTGATCATCCTGTTGGTGATGCAGTCGCTGAACAACTCGATCACCGTGTCGCGGCGCCGTTCGCGCTTCGGAGCCGGGCGGCTGACGAGCGTGCAGGGCGAGGGCGAGCCGAACCCCACGTGGATCCCGGTCGCCAATCGCGCCGCCGACCAGCTCGCCGAGAACGTCGGGGGCATGGCCGGCGGCACCTGGGGCGACCTGATGAACATCCCGATGACCGCGCACTTCATCGGCGGCTGCTCCATCGGCGACTCGGCGCAGACCGGCGTCATCGATGCGTACCACCGGCTCTACGGCTACGACGGCCTGCACGTGGTGGACGGTTCGACGCTCACCGCGAACCTGGGAGTGAACCCCTCGTTGTCGATCACCGCCCAGGCGGAGCGGGCGATGTCGCTGTGGCCGAACGCGGGCGAGACGGACGGCCGCCCCGCCCGGGGCGAACCGTACGAACGGCTCGAACCGGTAGCCCCGCAGCGGCCCGCCGTTCGGCGCGACGCACCCGCCGCGTTGCGGTACGGTGCGCATTACCCGGGAGTAACCGGGCCCCGTACCGCGTAA
- a CDS encoding choice-of-anchor G family protein, producing the protein MSLVQRSTPRPVRRSRRGRLVAATAAVGLASTAIVAAGGGTASAADLPNAQAVGRFLDGAAGGNPIQSLADLQDARAKAPGDTSDQNPLDVKALNAIDLPLTNAVSIPSKPAVDAGVVNQVATANLNGKSLGAAGAVADDGGASLGDDNDGAPQSATINLTGAALGDVTIPGVPALPDLGLGALPGASPAALGGVTGSVGAVYAQVGTRKGGDVITPSSGIASLNLSLESPALGALLTQLKGALSGSSLSSLPIAGITGLPTGFTLPAGCTLTDPTPKTLDFKNGVTIDVPDATIAVNLKKLLSTVLGKDISNLSTSNFDLVAFLVKNLPTILSKGLTAAVTGITDELKGQFTACSKLVTDASALSGLTAVIDAINAALATGQKQLLGAIDDISDQLGAAGGTSALGQLADGLQNLLDIGLNVQSGPGHEPKDSTYSYESNLEATPNQSTEVVENQTLVRAIEINVLDADGVAPSSASITELTGTGAARAVRPLALAPGDGVLNVALANAAAGPSQAPVTEPTTTAPTTDPATVVPATNIPTGIPAGAAGESDGGLPVLPLVAILALLFVGGGAFWQLRLRGGRLH; encoded by the coding sequence ATGTCCCTGGTGCAACGCAGCACCCCACGTCCCGTTCGCCGCAGTCGGCGGGGGCGGCTCGTCGCCGCGACCGCGGCGGTCGGGCTCGCGAGCACCGCGATCGTCGCGGCCGGCGGCGGTACCGCCTCGGCCGCCGACCTCCCCAACGCGCAGGCCGTCGGCCGTTTCCTCGACGGGGCGGCCGGCGGCAATCCCATCCAGAGCCTGGCCGACCTGCAGGACGCCCGGGCCAAGGCCCCCGGTGACACGTCCGACCAGAACCCGTTGGACGTCAAGGCGCTCAACGCGATCGACCTGCCGCTCACCAACGCGGTCAGCATCCCGAGCAAGCCCGCGGTCGACGCCGGTGTCGTCAACCAGGTCGCCACCGCCAACCTCAACGGCAAGTCCCTCGGTGCCGCCGGCGCCGTGGCCGACGACGGCGGCGCCAGCCTCGGCGACGACAACGACGGCGCGCCCCAGTCCGCGACGATCAACCTGACCGGAGCCGCGCTCGGCGACGTCACGATCCCGGGCGTCCCCGCGCTGCCGGACCTCGGTCTCGGTGCCCTGCCCGGGGCGTCCCCGGCCGCGCTCGGTGGTGTCACCGGGTCCGTCGGCGCGGTCTACGCCCAGGTCGGCACCCGCAAGGGCGGCGACGTGATCACGCCGTCCTCCGGCATCGCCAGCCTGAACCTGTCGCTGGAGTCGCCCGCCCTCGGAGCGCTGCTCACGCAGCTCAAGGGTGCGCTGTCGGGCTCGAGCCTGAGCAGCCTGCCGATTGCCGGCATCACCGGGCTCCCCACCGGCTTCACCCTGCCTGCCGGCTGCACGCTCACCGACCCGACGCCGAAGACGCTCGACTTCAAGAACGGCGTGACGATCGACGTCCCCGACGCGACGATCGCCGTCAACCTGAAGAAGTTGTTGTCGACCGTGCTCGGCAAGGACATCTCGAACCTGTCGACGTCGAACTTCGACCTCGTGGCCTTCCTGGTCAAGAACCTGCCGACGATCCTGTCCAAGGGCCTGACCGCGGCGGTCACCGGCATCACGGACGAGCTGAAGGGTCAGTTCACCGCGTGCTCGAAGCTCGTGACCGACGCATCCGCACTGAGTGGCCTCACGGCAGTCATCGACGCGATCAACGCCGCGCTGGCCACCGGTCAGAAGCAGCTGCTCGGCGCCATCGACGACATCTCCGACCAGCTCGGTGCCGCGGGCGGCACCAGCGCGCTGGGTCAGCTCGCCGACGGACTGCAGAACCTGCTCGACATCGGCCTGAACGTGCAGTCCGGGCCGGGTCACGAGCCGAAGGACTCGACCTACTCCTACGAGTCCAACCTCGAGGCCACGCCGAACCAGTCGACGGAGGTCGTCGAGAACCAGACGCTCGTCCGCGCGATCGAGATCAACGTCCTCGACGCCGACGGCGTGGCGCCGTCCAGCGCGAGCATCACCGAGCTGACCGGCACCGGCGCCGCCCGGGCCGTCCGCCCGCTGGCGCTGGCCCCCGGCGACGGCGTGCTCAACGTGGCGCTCGCCAACGCCGCTGCCGGCCCGAGCCAGGCCCCGGTCACCGAGCCGACCACGACCGCGCCGACCACCGACCCGGCCACCGTCGTCCCGGCGACCAACATCCCGACCGGTATCCCGGCCGGTGCCGCGGGCGAGTCCGACGGCGGCCTGCCCGTCCTGCCGCTCGTCGCGATCCTGGCCCTGCTCTTCGTCGGTGGCGGCGCCTTCTGGCAGCTGCGGCTGCGCGGCGGTCGCCTCCACTGA